Part of the Nitrosophilus alvini genome, GCCACTATCTTTTCCTTTGTTTGATTATTAATCTTCCGATGATATTTGTTCCCAGTACAAAAAGGGCAAGTATAAATGCCGCCGCCCATCCGAGTTTTTGCCAGTCTGCATAAGGGCTTGTGGCGTAGTTGTATATCGTAACGGTAAGTGATGCTATCGGTTGGTTCATATCGGTACTGAAAAAGCTGTTGCTAAATGATGTAAAAAGCAGAGGTGCGGTTTCTCCCGCTATTCTTGCGATTGAAAGAAGTATACCTGTTATGATGCCTGTTTTGGCGCCTCTGTATACCACCTGTAAAATCACTTTGTATTTTGGCGCTCCCAAAGCCGCCGCCGCTTCTCTGAGAGTCTGGGGAACGAGAGAGAGCATATCGTCCGTAGTTCTCAAGATAATAGGTATCATCATGATAGCCAGTGCGCACGATCCGGCCCATCCATTGAAGTGTCCTACGGGAGCCACCAAAATAGCGTACACAAAGGCGCCTATGACGATGGAAGGAGCACTCATCATAATATCGGATATATCTCTTATAAAATTTGCAAATTTTGAATTTTGTCCATATTCGCTCAGATATGTTCCCGCCAAAAGGCCTGCCGGCACCCCTATAAGAGTTGCCGTGACAACAAGCATCGCCTGTCCTACCAGAGCGTGCCTTAGTCCGCTCTCTTTGTATCCGGGAGGCGCACCGTCATATATGAATATATTTGAATTGAGAGCTTCTATTCCGTTGTAGGCCAGAACAAAAAGTATCCATCCCAGAAACATCAGTCCGGCAACGGCAGAGAGAGTCGCCAGTGTAAGAACTATTTTATTTACAAGAACTCTTTTTTTTGTCGCTTCTTTCATGACGCTTTTCTCACTTTTCTAAGGAAATAAAATTTTGCAAGTCCGATAACAACGAAACTGATAAGAAAAAGAATCAAAGCCAGATAAAAAAGTGCCGAATAGTACAGGTCTGTATCCGCTTCTGCAAATTCGTTTGCAAGAGTTACTGGAATGCTCGTTGCGGGGTCGGTCAGCTGTTTTGGAATTTTATGGACATTTCCCATAACAAACGTTACCGCCATCGTTTCTCCGATAGCACGTCCCAGAGCGAGAATGATGGAGCCTATGACTCCCGCTTTTGCGTAAGGGATGATGATGTTTTTTATCACATCCCATTTTGTGGCACCAAGTGCGTATGCGGACTCTTTGAGAATGTCCGGAGTGGTGTTCATGGCATCTCTTGTAATTGCAGCTATGAACGGAAGTATCATGATGGAAAGAACTATGCCGGCTGTAAGCAGACCCAGTCCCGTCCCTCCGAAAATATCCCTAAGAATCGGTGCAAAATAGAAAAGCCCCCACATTCCGTATATGATGGAGGGTATCGCCGCAAGCAGCTCTATGGATGTTCCTACGGGAGATTTTAGAAACTGGGGTGATATTTCGCTCAAAAATATCGCGATACCTATGGCTATGGGAGTCGCTATGATCATAGCTATGAAAGTGGATACAATAGAGCCGTAAATGGCCGGATATCCCCCAAAGATCTCAAGGTTGGGAGCCCATTTCTCGTTAGTTATAAAATCGAATCCAAAAGCGTCGATGGCCGGTTTGGCTTCATTAAAAAGTACGGTAAATATAGCAACAAGAATGATTAAAACAGAGATTGCAAAAAAGGTTACAAGGTTTTTGAATATCATATCCGCAATGTTTTTCATCAATATCCTCGCTGCTGAAAATTTTGCGTATTATAAACATCTAAAGTTACAAAGCGGTAACAAAATAGAAAATCAAATACCGGGATTTCATGTCCCGATATTTGAGTATGGGAGTAGGAGTAGGCTCGCTTTGGCGTCTTGATATCTGAAGCGCAGCTTTGAGCCGCCTGATGCCGGTTTAAGAGTACACATGCCCTCCCGCAGGTGCGGTCAAGGGGCAGGTTTTACCAGTTTACTTCCGCAGTAAACATATACTGGTTGTATTTATTATAATGATTGTATTTTGCAAAATATGCTGGATCTCTGTTATCTACATGAGTTATGTTCCCTATAAATTTTACGTTTTTGTTGTATTTGTATGCGACACCCGCAATGTAGCCTTTTCTTGTATAATCTTTTACTGCAGGATCGTCGTTTTCTACGTTCCAGTTGTCATATCTTCCGAGAATCGACCACTTTTTGACAGGTCTGAACTCACCGTTGACGCTCCATCCGTTTCCTTCATACGCTCCGTCGCCTTCATAGTCAGACTTTACATACTGTGCCGCAACAAGGAAAAGAGGTCTGTTGTATACACCGTGAATACCGTACCATTTGAAATCTTTTACATTGTTTTTATATTCCGGATTTACCTGTCCGAAGAAAGAGATATCGGCGTATTCATCATCCATATGCACTTTCTCTTTGCCTGTTCCGAGAAGATTTGCGGTGAGTCTCCACTCGAAAGAGAGCTGCTGATTTTCTTCAGTTGAAGCGTCATGATACCCTTCGCCGTTGAAAAGGCCCACTTCACTTGAGAAATATTCGGTCTTTGTTTTAAGATTGAAACCTATATCGGCAGAGTTTGTCATATGTGCGCCCATATATTTGTCTTCCACGAAAACTTTGTTGATGCTTCTATACCACCATCCGTGATGCTCTTCCCAGTCTATCCACGGTCTGTGGGCTTGACCAAACTCCACTCCGGTGTAGGGAAGAATATTGTCAAGATATATATAGGCATATTTGAGTCTTACAAGCCAGCTTCCGTCATCTTTTGAACCAGTATCTTTATACTGTTGAAAAGTATCAAGGGTGATTCTTGCATAATCTTTCTTGTTCCAGTACGCTTTTACCTGTAGGTAGTTTCTTCTTGTCTCGAATCTGTTTATACTGTCTCTATTATCGTCATAATTTATACTTGTAAATCCCAGATAATGTTTTCCGCTGAATTTGAGCGTTTTTACTTTCGACTTGACTGTTGTCCCTTTCAAAGCCTTCGCCATTTTGCTTTTTATGGTTTCGTTCTGGATATAGACCTCTTTTGCAGAGATAAAATCTCCCAGTTCCACTCTGTTAGGTCCCGGTTTTGTATATATAGCTCCTGTATCTTTGTCCTGATAAAGCGTTATCGCTCCTGCGCTCAGACTGCCGGCTGTAAGAGCCGCCGCTGCCATTGATAGTACGATTTTTTTCATTTAAGCTCCTTTCGTATTGTTGGTTTTCGTGATATCTTCTCTTATTTGGGTTCTATACCGTGCTCTTTCCAGTATGCTCTGATCATGTTTTTGGTCTCTTCGGGAAGAGGAATGTATCCGAGTCTTTTTGCAGAATCGTCCTTGTTTCTGAATGCCCAGTCGAAAAATGCGGTAACTTTTCTGTTCATCTGGGTCGCCTCTCTCGGAAGAAGGATAAATGTTGCCGCAACTATTGGATAGCTGTTGTCCCCGGGCTGAAGAGCGAGTATCTGATAGAAGTGTTCTTTTGGCGACCATTTGGCGTATTTTGCCGCCGCTTTGAAGTTCTCTTCGTTCGCTTCAACCCACTTGCCGCTTTTTGTCTGCAGAACAGCCGCGGAGAGATTGTTTCTGAGTTTGTATGAGTACTCTATATATCCGATGCTGTACGGAGTCTGCGCGATAAGCGAGGAGACTCCTTCGTTTCCTTTACCCCCGAGACCTACAGGCCAGTCGAGAGACTTTCCTATACCCACGTTGTTTTTCCACTCATCGCTCACATGGCTTAGAAAATAGCTGAAATTAAATGTTGTGCCGCTGCCGTCGCTTCTTCTTACAACAGTTATTTTTTTATGAGGAAGATTGAGTGAGGGGTTGTCTTCTTTGATTCTTTTATCGTCCCAGTATTCTATCTTTCCGAGGAAAATATCTGCTAAATCTTTATTTTCGAGTTTAAGTTCATTATCTTTTATGCCAGGTATATTGTATGCCGCGACGATGCTTCCTATGACTGCCGGAAACTGATAAAGTCTTTTTTTGTCAAGCTGTTTCGGTTTCAGAGGTTTGTCGCTTGCGCCGAAGTTTACTGTTCTTTTGCTTATCTGTTTTATTCCGCCTCCGGAACCTATAGACTGGTAATTTACCTGGTTTCCTGTGACTTTTTGGTATTCATATGCCCAGTCAAAATAGAGCGGTGCCGGAAATGATGCGCCTGCGCCGCTTATCCTATCGCCTGCAACAAGGCCGCTTCCTGCAATGAGCAGAGCCAGTAAACTTTTTTTCAACATTTTTTCTCCTTCATGGTTACCGTTTTTTTTATCATCGAAATTGTATAAATAAAGGGTAACGATACGGTTACAACTCTTTTTGTCTCAGGTTACTGTTTTGTAACCAAAATTTTTTATACTTCACCGAAATTTTTAATATAATAATGAAAAGGAAAAAAATGCTGACAAATTACGAACAGAAACTCAAAGAGATAAAGTCTCTGATAGAAGAT contains:
- the pstS gene encoding phosphate ABC transporter substrate-binding protein PstS, encoding MLKKSLLALLIAGSGLVAGDRISGAGASFPAPLYFDWAYEYQKVTGNQVNYQSIGSGGGIKQISKRTVNFGASDKPLKPKQLDKKRLYQFPAVIGSIVAAYNIPGIKDNELKLENKDLADIFLGKIEYWDDKRIKEDNPSLNLPHKKITVVRRSDGSGTTFNFSYFLSHVSDEWKNNVGIGKSLDWPVGLGGKGNEGVSSLIAQTPYSIGYIEYSYKLRNNLSAAVLQTKSGKWVEANEENFKAAAKYAKWSPKEHFYQILALQPGDNSYPIVAATFILLPREATQMNRKVTAFFDWAFRNKDDSAKRLGYIPLPEETKNMIRAYWKEHGIEPK
- the pstC gene encoding phosphate ABC transporter permease subunit PstC — translated: MKNIADMIFKNLVTFFAISVLIILVAIFTVLFNEAKPAIDAFGFDFITNEKWAPNLEIFGGYPAIYGSIVSTFIAMIIATPIAIGIAIFLSEISPQFLKSPVGTSIELLAAIPSIIYGMWGLFYFAPILRDIFGGTGLGLLTAGIVLSIMILPFIAAITRDAMNTTPDILKESAYALGATKWDVIKNIIIPYAKAGVIGSIILALGRAIGETMAVTFVMGNVHKIPKQLTDPATSIPVTLANEFAEADTDLYYSALFYLALILFLISFVVIGLAKFYFLRKVRKAS
- the pstA gene encoding phosphate ABC transporter permease PstA; the encoded protein is MKEATKKRVLVNKIVLTLATLSAVAGLMFLGWILFVLAYNGIEALNSNIFIYDGAPPGYKESGLRHALVGQAMLVVTATLIGVPAGLLAGTYLSEYGQNSKFANFIRDISDIMMSAPSIVIGAFVYAILVAPVGHFNGWAGSCALAIMMIPIILRTTDDMLSLVPQTLREAAAALGAPKYKVILQVVYRGAKTGIITGILLSIARIAGETAPLLFTSFSNSFFSTDMNQPIASLTVTIYNYATSPYADWQKLGWAAAFILALFVLGTNIIGRLIIKQRKR